The stretch of DNA AAGCGCCGGATCGCCGCAGCCGCTGATATACGGCGTCAATCCTGCGCTGTGTCTTTCTGCTTAAGGCGCGATTCGCGGATACCGATATAGGTCGCGGCACCGAAGATCATCGCGCCGCCGACATAGGTCCAGCCATCCGGGATTTCCGCGAACAGCAGATAGCCCAGCGCTGTGGTCCAGATCAGCTTGGCGAAATCCACCGGCAGCACGGTGGAGGCATCCGCCTCGTGCAGCGCCTGGTTCATGCAGGTCTGTGCGATGGTGCCCAGGAAGGCGATCAGCCCGAGCGCCGCATATTGATCCAGCGTCGGCCATTGCCAGAAGGGGATGGCGGCGACCAGCGTCATCGGCGCCATGAAGATCGCCATATAGGCGGTGATCGCCACGCTGGATTCGGTGGCCGACAGCTTCTTGATGCACAACAGCGCCAGCGCCCACATGGCAGAGGAGAACAGCACCAGCATCGAGCCGGTATCGATCTCGACGAGGCCCGGCCGCAGGATCACCAGCGTGCCGGCGAAGCCGACGATCATCGCCATCCAGCGCCGCATCCGCACCACCTCACCCAGGATCAGCGCGGCGCCCAGCGTGGCGAACAACGGCGCGGAGAAGCCCAGTGCCGTCACCTGAACCAGCGGCGTGATCGACAAGGCGAAGAAGAAGCTGAGCATCGCCACCGTGTTCAGCGCGCCGCGCAGGGCGTAGAGCCCCAGCCGCTGGGTGCGCAACACGCTGAAGCCGACCCGTTGCAGCACCGGCAGCAGCAGGATCAGCATGAAGAAATTGCGGAAG from Oceanibaculum indicum P24 encodes:
- a CDS encoding DMT family transporter, coding for MLNAYHRLPPALKGLLLMLAATAAFASMHAAIRHASTGLHPFEIAFFRNFFMLILLLPVLQRVGFSVLRTQRLGLYALRGALNTVAMLSFFFALSITPLVQVTALGFSAPLFATLGAALILGEVVRMRRWMAMIVGFAGTLVILRPGLVEIDTGSMLVLFSSAMWALALLCIKKLSATESSVAITAYMAIFMAPMTLVAAIPFWQWPTLDQYAALGLIAFLGTIAQTCMNQALHEADASTVLPVDFAKLIWTTALGYLLFAEIPDGWTYVGGAMIFGAATYIGIRESRLKQKDTAQD